The window TTACATACATTTACTCACCTTCAAATATCTCTTCTAAAAATTTTTCCCGATTGTCTAAAAAATATTTTGTAATTTGATAATGCCCTGTCATTTCATAGTCGATTTCCTCAATCTCTCCTTCATCAAAACTTAGGATGGTCGCTTCTGGGTACCCTAAAATTATGGGAGAGTGTGTCGCAATGATAAATTGGCAATTCTGTTCCTTGATCAAATCATGCATGATTCGTAAAAATGCCAATTGTCTCTGTGGTGATAATGCTGCTTCCGGCTCATCTAAAAGATAAATAGCCTGTCCATTAAAACGATTTAGAAACAAAGATAGAAAAGACTCTCCGTGTGATTGCTCGTGAAGGGATTTTCCACCATAACTATCTAGTACACCTCGGTTAGGATTTTCTCTTTCCTGTTCATCAATATGTGAAGCAAATTGATAAAAGGATTCTGCCCGTAAAAAGAAACCATTCATTACTTTTGGCATCCAGGAAAGTCTTAGATATTTCCCCAATGCACTTTCTGCAGCATCCACATCATATAAATTATTCCGACTTCCACCTGCTGTATTAAATTCACATTTATCTGCAATTCCTTCTAATAAAGTCGATTTCCCAGTCCCATTCTCTCCTACAAAAAAAGTTACAGGAGAGGTTAGCTCTAGCTCTCTAAAGTTACTAATTGTTGGAATCGTGAATGGATAATGACTTTCCAATTGTGGCTCT is drawn from Psychrobacillus sp. INOP01 and contains these coding sequences:
- a CDS encoding AAA family ATPase — translated: MFLNRVTLFKEPQLESHYPFTIPTISNFRELELTSPVTFFVGENGTGKSTLLEGIADKCEFNTAGGSRNNLYDVDAAESALGKYLRLSWMPKVMNGFFLRAESFYQFASHIDEQERENPNRGVLDSYGGKSLHEQSHGESFLSLFLNRFNGQAIYLLDEPEAALSPQRQLAFLRIMHDLIKEQNCQFIIATHSPIILGYPEATILSFDEGEIEEIDYEMTGHYQITKYFLDNREKFLEEIFEGE